The Haloplanus sp. CK5-1 genome contains a region encoding:
- the pyrI gene encoding aspartate carbamoyltransferase regulatory subunit, producing MSDTEKELRVSKIRDGTVIDHVTGGQALNVLAILGIDGNGGETVSIGMNVPSDKLGRKDVVKVEGRELSQSEVDVLSLIAPEATINIIRDFEVIDKNRVERTASVTGILVCPNHNCITNADEPVRTEFEVFDDGVRCSYCGTIVREGDVAEHIDARGSGETAL from the coding sequence ATGAGCGACACGGAGAAGGAACTCCGCGTCAGCAAGATCCGCGACGGCACCGTCATCGACCACGTCACCGGCGGGCAGGCGTTGAACGTCCTCGCCATCCTCGGCATCGACGGAAACGGCGGCGAGACGGTCAGCATCGGCATGAACGTCCCGAGTGACAAGTTGGGTCGCAAGGACGTGGTGAAAGTGGAGGGGCGCGAACTCAGCCAGTCGGAGGTGGACGTCCTCTCGTTGATCGCCCCCGAAGCGACCATCAACATCATCCGCGACTTCGAGGTGATTGATAAGAACCGGGTCGAGCGCACGGCCTCGGTAACCGGCATCCTGGTCTGTCCGAACCACAACTGCATCACGAACGCCGACGAACCCGTCCGGACCGAGTTCGAGGTGTTCGACGACGGCGTCCGGTGTTCGTACTGTGGCACCATCGTCCGCGAGGGCGACGTGGCCGAACACATCGACGCCCGAGGCTCGGGCGAAACCGCTTTGTGA
- a CDS encoding IS6 family transposase, whose amino-acid sequence MLEFDRLNGCIEWIDLSFVERKRTPEWAIQVGIRCHLAGMSTRDASQFLDELGVKRSHVAVHNWVHKADLQPMSTVSADQLAVDEKVIRINGDDYWLYGAVDPQTNEILQFRLFPATTKQTTRWFLTELHRRYRLDGVEFLVDDADYLVNVLDEDGYRFQMISHGNRNAIERVFWEIERRTSSFATSFSHVEPQTAESWLKALAVRHNSRQS is encoded by the coding sequence ATGCTAGAATTCGACCGCCTCAACGGATGTATCGAGTGGATCGACTTGTCGTTTGTGGAGCGAAAGCGGACTCCCGAGTGGGCGATTCAAGTGGGCATCCGGTGTCATCTCGCAGGTATGTCAACAAGGGATGCCAGTCAGTTTCTCGATGAGTTGGGAGTCAAACGTAGTCACGTCGCGGTTCACAACTGGGTGCACAAGGCCGATCTACAGCCGATGTCGACGGTGAGTGCGGATCAACTTGCGGTTGACGAGAAAGTGATCCGCATCAACGGCGACGACTACTGGCTGTACGGTGCCGTCGATCCTCAAACAAACGAAATCCTGCAGTTCAGGCTGTTTCCAGCGACAACGAAACAGACGACGCGATGGTTTCTGACCGAACTTCATCGACGATATCGGCTAGATGGCGTCGAATTTCTCGTCGATGACGCCGATTATCTAGTGAACGTCCTCGACGAAGACGGGTACCGATTCCAGATGATTTCACACGGGAATCGGAATGCCATCGAACGTGTCTTTTGGGAGATAGAACGACGAACCTCATCGTTCGCAACTAGTTTCAGCCATGTCGAACCGCAGACAGCAGAATCGTGGCTCAAAGCCCTCGCCGTCCGGCACAACTCACGCCAAAGTTAA
- a CDS encoding o-succinylbenzoate synthase, with amino-acid sequence MNRRPFALDLDRSLGTAAGTIDRREGDIVRIGSAGVTGVGEATPLPGWTESLDDCRAALDAVADADGTLLEAAAATPLEPLSTAPPVVTAPLDDTPAARHAVESAALDALGRLEGRPLASLLADAPAPSVPVNATLGDASPEETVAAALDAVDAGFDCLKVKVGVGDLDRDVTRLRTVRAAVGSDVTLRADANGAWDRETAEEAVEALSSLDLSYVEQPLPAADLSGHAGLRGRGVDIALDESLTAATVADVLAADAADVLVVKPMALGGPARAVGVARDTLGAGVDPVVTTTVDAAPARTAAVHVAATIPDVRPCGLATGDALETDLAPDPVPVEAGTVAVPDGPGVAGDAFDDLIGRGP; translated from the coding sequence ATGAATCGACGCCCGTTCGCACTCGACCTCGATCGCTCGCTCGGAACGGCTGCCGGGACGATCGACCGGCGCGAGGGGGATATCGTCCGGATCGGGTCGGCAGGCGTGACGGGGGTCGGCGAGGCGACGCCGCTCCCGGGGTGGACCGAGTCGCTCGACGACTGCCGGGCGGCACTCGACGCGGTGGCGGACGCCGACGGGACGCTCCTCGAGGCAGCGGCCGCGACACCGCTCGAACCCCTGTCCACGGCACCGCCGGTCGTGACCGCTCCGTTAGACGACACGCCCGCCGCCCGCCACGCGGTCGAATCCGCCGCGCTCGACGCCCTCGGGCGACTCGAGGGCCGGCCGCTCGCGTCGTTGCTCGCCGACGCGCCCGCACCCAGCGTCCCCGTCAACGCGACGCTCGGCGACGCGTCACCCGAGGAGACGGTGGCGGCCGCGCTCGACGCCGTCGACGCCGGGTTCGACTGTCTGAAAGTCAAGGTCGGCGTCGGCGACCTGGACCGGGACGTGACGCGACTCCGGACCGTCAGGGCCGCCGTCGGCTCGGACGTGACGCTCCGGGCCGACGCCAACGGCGCGTGGGACCGCGAAACGGCCGAGGAGGCCGTCGAAGCCCTCTCGTCGCTCGATCTGTCCTACGTCGAACAACCCCTCCCTGCCGCCGATCTGTCGGGCCACGCCGGTCTCCGGGGTCGGGGGGTCGATATCGCGCTCGACGAGTCGCTGACCGCGGCGACGGTGGCCGACGTACTGGCCGCCGACGCCGCGGACGTACTGGTGGTGAAGCCGATGGCGCTCGGCGGCCCCGCCCGCGCCGTCGGGGTCGCACGCGACACACTCGGCGCGGGCGTCGACCCCGTCGTGACGACCACCGTCGACGCCGCACCCGCACGGACGGCGGCGGTCCACGTCGCCGCCACGATTCCGGACGTGCGTCCCTGTGGGCTGGCGACCGGCGACGCCCTCGAAACCGATCTGGCCCCCGATCCGGTGCCCGTCGAGGCGGGGACGGTGGCCGTGCCCGACGGTCCGGGCGTCGCTGGCGACGCCTTCGACGACCTGATCGGACGCGGGCCGTAA
- a CDS encoding 1,4-dihydroxy-2-naphthoate polyprenyltransferase → MSTEEVGRRRAWVMAARPQTLPAAAAPVAVGVGLAVGRDVAHPLAALAALVGAALIQIGTNFANDYYDAVKGADTDDREGFTRVTQSGLIAPEEVKRATYLTFAAAILVGATLVYVGGLPILIVGLVSVAAGLAYTGGPYPLGYHGLGDVFVFVFFGLVAVTGTYYVQAAAVLAPPLPLTVPPETVPPIAVVASLPVAALSTAILVVNNVRDMETDAETGKRTLAVRIGYRWSRVQYVGLLVLSYLVPVGVWLAGPGSVLVCLPLLTIPLAAAVARTVCTRTSGGALNPALERTGKLLAAHAGLFAVGLALGL, encoded by the coding sequence ATGAGTACGGAGGAGGTCGGACGACGACGGGCGTGGGTGATGGCCGCACGGCCACAGACGCTCCCGGCGGCCGCGGCTCCGGTCGCCGTCGGCGTCGGGCTGGCGGTCGGACGGGACGTCGCCCATCCCCTCGCCGCGCTCGCCGCGCTCGTGGGGGCCGCGTTGATACAGATCGGCACCAACTTCGCCAACGACTACTACGACGCCGTCAAGGGCGCGGACACCGACGACCGCGAGGGATTCACGCGGGTGACACAGTCGGGGCTCATCGCCCCCGAAGAGGTCAAGCGGGCCACGTATCTCACGTTCGCGGCGGCGATCCTCGTCGGTGCGACGCTGGTCTACGTCGGCGGCCTCCCGATCCTGATCGTCGGCTTGGTCTCCGTCGCCGCCGGTCTCGCCTACACCGGCGGTCCCTACCCGCTGGGCTACCACGGCCTCGGCGACGTCTTCGTCTTCGTCTTCTTCGGCCTCGTCGCAGTCACCGGCACGTACTACGTCCAAGCCGCGGCCGTACTGGCGCCCCCGCTCCCGCTCACCGTCCCCCCGGAGACGGTACCCCCGATCGCGGTCGTCGCCAGCCTCCCCGTCGCCGCGCTGTCGACGGCCATCCTCGTCGTGAACAACGTCCGGGACATGGAGACCGACGCCGAGACGGGCAAGCGGACGCTGGCCGTCCGGATCGGCTACCGCTGGAGTCGCGTCCAGTACGTCGGCCTGCTGGTGCTCTCCTATCTCGTCCCGGTCGGCGTGTGGCTCGCCGGTCCGGGGTCGGTCCTCGTCTGTCTCCCACTCCTCACCATCCCACTCGCCGCCGCCGTCGCCCGCACCGTCTGTACGCGAACGTCCGGCGGCGCGCTCAACCCCGCGCTGGAACGCACCGGCAAACTGCTCGCTGCACACGCCGGCCTGTTCGCGGTCGGTCTCGCCTTGGGTTTATGA
- a CDS encoding inorganic phosphate transporter, with protein sequence MIGALLLVGFAVSLFVGFNIGGATTGPAFGPAVGAGVISKLMAGALMATFFFVGAWTLGRRVVNTLGRDLVYDPGIFTIETSIVVLFFIGGALFVGNYAGVPASTSMTAVGAIAGLGVAAGELNWAVMGEIAVWWIVAPLLGFWVSGVVGRYFYPTINRWIAIDGSDGDLLTVDRSGAVPIPTSGPNTTRREIVGVVVVVAIGCLMAFSSGTSNIANAIAPLYGAGVDMNLLILLGCGAVTIGALTIARRTLDTLGNDITDLPLTAAIVVAVISSGIVIGLSAIGIPASFVIIATMSIVGLGWGRATRSITVSEGVRGEKKPNVSVGALTAEEPGEESPDIGEEDPADTPSAAELFNPETTGRVVLMQNVVPILSTVGAYATFYVLFRFWW encoded by the coding sequence ATGATCGGCGCGCTCTTGCTCGTCGGCTTCGCCGTCTCGCTGTTCGTCGGATTCAACATCGGCGGCGCGACGACCGGCCCGGCCTTCGGCCCCGCTGTCGGCGCGGGCGTCATCTCGAAACTGATGGCCGGCGCGCTGATGGCGACCTTTTTCTTCGTCGGCGCGTGGACGCTCGGTCGGCGGGTCGTGAACACGCTCGGCCGGGATCTGGTGTACGACCCCGGCATCTTCACCATCGAGACCAGCATCGTCGTCCTGTTTTTCATCGGCGGCGCGCTGTTCGTCGGCAACTACGCCGGCGTCCCCGCGTCGACGTCGATGACTGCCGTCGGAGCCATCGCCGGCCTGGGCGTCGCCGCGGGCGAACTCAACTGGGCTGTGATGGGCGAGATCGCCGTCTGGTGGATCGTCGCCCCGCTGCTCGGCTTCTGGGTCTCCGGCGTCGTCGGCCGATACTTCTACCCGACGATCAACCGCTGGATCGCCATCGACGGGAGCGACGGGGACCTCCTGACCGTCGACCGGTCCGGTGCGGTCCCGATCCCGACGTCGGGGCCGAACACCACCCGCCGGGAGATCGTCGGCGTCGTGGTGGTCGTCGCCATCGGCTGTCTGATGGCCTTCTCCTCGGGCACCTCGAACATCGCCAACGCCATCGCGCCGCTGTACGGCGCGGGCGTCGACATGAACCTCCTGATCCTGCTCGGCTGTGGCGCGGTCACGATCGGTGCGCTCACCATCGCCCGCCGGACCCTCGACACGCTGGGCAACGACATCACCGACCTGCCACTGACGGCGGCCATCGTCGTCGCCGTCATCTCCTCCGGCATCGTCATCGGTCTCTCGGCCATTGGCATCCCCGCTTCCTTCGTCATCATCGCCACGATGTCCATCGTCGGCCTGGGCTGGGGTCGGGCGACACGGTCGATCACCGTCTCTGAGGGGGTCCGCGGCGAGAAGAAGCCCAACGTCTCGGTCGGCGCGCTGACGGCCGAGGAACCGGGCGAGGAGTCCCCGGACATCGGCGAGGAAGACCCCGCCGACACGCCGAGTGCGGCCGAACTGTTCAACCCCGAGACGACGGGGCGGGTCGTCCTCATGCAGAACGTGGTTCCCATCCTCTCGACTGTCGGCGCGTACGCGACGTTCTACGTCTTGTTCCGGTTCTGGTGGTAA
- a CDS encoding 1,4-dihydroxy-2-naphthoyl-CoA synthase — protein sequence MVSDLFDPDRWTAVTDEFEDVTYHRADDVPAVRVAIDRPEVRNAFRPRTVDELYAALDHARKQADVGCVLLTGNGPSPTDGGWAFSAGGDQSIRGESGYEYREDDAPAAETDADTEDTTLDTDTSTVGRLHVLEVQRLIRFMPKPVVAVVPGWAVGGGHSLHVICDLTLASADHAKFLQTDPDVASFDGGFGSAYLARQIGQKKAREVFFLGKTYDADEAADMGMVNEAVPHEELEEVALSWAETMTGKSPTAMRMLKYAFNLADDGMVGQQVFSGEATRLAYMTDEAAEGRDAFLEGREPDFSDVPWHY from the coding sequence ATGGTTTCCGACCTCTTCGATCCCGACCGCTGGACGGCCGTCACCGACGAGTTCGAGGACGTGACCTACCACCGCGCGGACGACGTGCCCGCGGTTCGCGTCGCCATCGACCGTCCCGAGGTCCGCAACGCCTTCCGCCCGCGGACCGTCGACGAACTGTACGCGGCGCTGGATCACGCCCGCAAACAGGCCGACGTTGGCTGTGTCCTCCTGACGGGCAACGGCCCCTCGCCGACGGACGGTGGCTGGGCGTTCTCGGCCGGCGGCGACCAGTCGATACGGGGGGAGTCGGGGTACGAGTACCGCGAGGACGACGCGCCGGCGGCAGAGACCGACGCCGACACCGAGGACACCACCCTCGACACCGACACGTCGACCGTCGGCCGCCTGCACGTCCTCGAGGTCCAGCGGCTGATCCGATTCATGCCCAAACCCGTCGTCGCCGTGGTCCCTGGGTGGGCTGTCGGCGGCGGCCACTCCCTGCACGTGATCTGTGACCTCACCCTCGCGAGCGCGGACCACGCGAAGTTCCTCCAGACGGATCCGGACGTGGCCTCCTTCGACGGCGGCTTCGGCTCCGCCTACCTCGCCCGACAGATCGGCCAGAAGAAGGCTCGCGAGGTGTTCTTCCTCGGGAAGACCTACGACGCCGACGAAGCGGCCGACATGGGGATGGTCAACGAGGCGGTCCCCCACGAGGAGTTGGAGGAGGTGGCGCTTTCGTGGGCCGAGACGATGACCGGCAAGAGTCCGACCGCCATGCGGATGCTGAAGTACGCGTTCAACCTCGCGGACGACGGGATGGTCGGCCAGCAGGTCTTCTCGGGCGAGGCGACGCGGCTGGCGTACATGACCGACGAGGCCGCCGAGGGCCGGGACGCCTTCCTCGAGGGGCGGGAACCGGACTTCTCGGACGTGCCGTGGCACTACTGA
- the menD gene encoding 2-succinyl-5-enolpyruvyl-6-hydroxy-3-cyclohexene-1-carboxylic-acid synthase, translating to MSAPNRNVLWARALVDELVRAGVDAAVVSPGSRSTPLVAAVDEHEDLTAYSVLDERSAAYFALGRARRTGEVTPLICTSGTAAANYHPAVVEADEGRVPLLLLTADRPPELRESGANQTVDQEKLYGDAVRWYKDLPEPEADARKLRSLRTTVGRALAEATGTPSGPVHLNCPFRKPLEPTHVEGDVPADLDPLAAAGRDDDRPFVSTTAGVPRLDRTERRRLAEALSVGRGLIVAGPTDPPGVDPQAVTALAHATGFPILADPLSGLRFGGHTRVTTTLGGYDGYLDPGVAADWPDPEVVLRIGASPTSKRLRKYLARTDARQFVVDPAGAWREAEFRATDLVIADPSRLLGTLAETVSGPDAPEWRERWAAADRTHREVVGEATDDGVEHGSTSNRLQADDGAGGYFEGAILADVADLAPEPATLVVSNSSPVRDADRYVEPTAAGYTVLGNRGASGIDGVVSTALGAGSATTDHLTLVIGDLALYHDGNGLLSALRCGVDATIVVINNDGGGIFHRLPIESFDPPFTESFKTPHGMEFDPVADLYDLDHVAVSDRASFCDAYAESVASDGTDVIEVRTDAEASQRTRERLLEATVDELTD from the coding sequence ATGAGCGCACCAAACCGCAACGTCCTCTGGGCGCGGGCACTCGTGGACGAACTCGTCCGGGCCGGCGTCGACGCCGCCGTCGTCTCGCCGGGGAGTCGGTCGACACCGCTCGTCGCCGCCGTCGACGAGCACGAGGATCTGACCGCCTACTCGGTCCTCGACGAACGCTCGGCCGCCTACTTCGCGCTCGGCCGCGCCCGCCGAACCGGCGAGGTGACGCCCCTGATCTGTACCTCCGGTACCGCGGCCGCCAACTACCACCCGGCAGTCGTCGAGGCCGACGAGGGCCGGGTGCCCCTGCTCCTCCTCACCGCGGACCGCCCCCCGGAACTCCGTGAGAGCGGCGCGAACCAGACGGTGGACCAGGAGAAACTGTACGGCGACGCAGTCAGGTGGTACAAGGACCTGCCCGAACCCGAGGCCGACGCCCGCAAACTCCGATCGCTCCGGACGACGGTCGGCCGGGCACTCGCCGAGGCGACGGGGACGCCCTCGGGACCGGTCCACCTGAACTGCCCGTTTCGCAAGCCCCTCGAACCCACACACGTCGAGGGCGACGTGCCCGCCGACCTCGACCCCCTCGCGGCGGCCGGCCGCGACGACGACCGGCCGTTCGTGTCGACGACGGCCGGCGTCCCGCGCCTGGACCGCACCGAGCGCCGCCGCCTCGCCGAGGCGCTGTCGGTCGGCCGAGGGCTGATCGTCGCGGGGCCGACGGACCCGCCGGGCGTCGATCCCCAGGCGGTGACGGCGCTGGCCCACGCGACCGGGTTCCCGATCCTCGCGGACCCGCTCTCGGGCCTGCGCTTCGGCGGCCACACCCGCGTGACGACGACCCTCGGCGGCTACGACGGCTACCTCGACCCCGGAGTGGCGGCCGACTGGCCCGACCCGGAGGTCGTCCTGCGGATCGGAGCCTCCCCCACCTCGAAGCGACTCCGGAAGTACCTCGCCCGCACCGACGCTCGCCAGTTCGTCGTCGATCCTGCGGGTGCGTGGCGGGAGGCGGAGTTCCGGGCAACCGACCTCGTGATCGCCGACCCCTCGCGTCTCCTCGGCACCCTCGCGGAGACGGTCAGTGGCCCGGACGCCCCCGAGTGGCGCGAGCGCTGGGCGGCCGCCGACCGCACCCACCGCGAGGTTGTGGGCGAGGCGACCGACGACGGCGTGGAGCACGGCTCCACGAGCAATCGGCTGCAAGCCGACGACGGGGCGGGTGGCTACTTCGAAGGGGCGATCCTCGCAGACGTGGCCGACCTCGCACCCGAACCCGCGACGCTCGTCGTCTCGAACTCGTCGCCCGTCCGCGACGCCGACCGGTACGTCGAGCCGACGGCAGCGGGCTATACCGTCCTTGGGAACCGCGGCGCGTCGGGCATCGACGGCGTCGTCTCCACGGCGTTGGGGGCGGGCAGCGCAACGACCGACCACCTGACGCTCGTGATCGGCGACCTAGCCCTCTACCACGACGGCAACGGCCTGCTGTCGGCGTTGCGGTGTGGCGTCGACGCGACGATCGTGGTGATCAACAACGACGGCGGCGGCATCTTCCACCGCCTCCCCATCGAGTCGTTCGACCCCCCCTTCACCGAGTCGTTCAAGACGCCACACGGGATGGAGTTCGACCCGGTGGCCGACCTCTACGACCTCGACCACGTCGCCGTCTCCGACCGGGCGTCGTTTTGCGACGCCTACGCCGAGTCGGTCGCGAGCGACGGGACGGACGTGATCGAGGTGCGGACGGACGCCGAGGCCAGCCAGCGGACGCGGGAACGACTGCTTGAGGCGACCGTCGACGAGCTGACCGACTGA
- a CDS encoding isochorismate synthase: MGVPQSDETETGLVSRSVRGSVPSLRAALDAMPAPRTFWTAPDEATVVAGGVAAAVTAEGRDRFASVRDSIDRLLRSGDVHAGTEAACPRLFGGFAFHDEASDGDDTWADFPGARFVLPRVQVTDTDRGTWVTVNAVGPDATADAVERRLDEACERLTSAEDADPHRGPSIVSRTRTTPRETWRESVEATIDRIDAGDLRKVVLAQALAVTLDDPLSVSDVLANLGETYPDCYRFLVEPTADPDRPSFFGATPERLVSRHGRTVTTGALAGTTGRGDTPTEDDWLAAELLDDEKNSHEHDLVAETIREQLSPFASSVTAGGRRVRRLETVQHLFTPITATLDHDTHVLDLVEALHPTPAVGGLPPERALATIRETEPFDRGWYAAPVGWVDAAGNGTFAVAIRSALARGTETTLFAGVGVVDDSDPDREWDEVQLKYRPILDELE; the protein is encoded by the coding sequence ATGGGAGTCCCCCAAAGCGACGAGACGGAGACCGGTCTCGTCAGTCGGTCGGTACGGGGATCGGTGCCGTCGCTCCGTGCCGCCCTCGACGCCATGCCGGCACCGCGGACGTTCTGGACCGCCCCGGACGAGGCGACGGTCGTCGCCGGCGGCGTCGCCGCGGCCGTCACCGCGGAGGGTCGCGACCGGTTCGCGTCGGTCCGCGATAGCATCGACCGACTGCTCCGCTCCGGCGACGTCCACGCCGGGACCGAAGCTGCCTGCCCCCGGCTGTTTGGTGGCTTCGCCTTCCACGACGAGGCGAGCGACGGCGACGACACGTGGGCCGACTTCCCCGGAGCACGGTTCGTCCTCCCGCGGGTACAGGTCACCGACACCGACCGCGGCACCTGGGTGACGGTCAACGCCGTCGGCCCGGACGCGACGGCCGACGCCGTCGAGCGACGGCTCGACGAGGCGTGCGAGCGACTCACCTCGGCCGAAGATGCCGACCCCCACCGCGGGCCGAGCATCGTCTCGCGGACGCGCACGACGCCCCGCGAGACGTGGCGGGAGTCGGTCGAGGCGACCATCGATCGGATCGACGCCGGTGACCTCCGGAAGGTCGTCCTCGCGCAGGCGCTCGCCGTGACGCTCGACGACCCCCTGTCGGTGTCGGACGTGCTCGCGAACCTCGGCGAGACGTACCCCGACTGTTACCGCTTCCTCGTCGAACCGACCGCCGACCCGGACCGCCCGAGTTTCTTCGGCGCGACGCCCGAGCGACTGGTCAGCCGTCACGGGCGGACGGTCACGACCGGCGCGCTCGCGGGCACGACCGGCCGGGGCGACACGCCGACCGAGGACGACTGGCTGGCTGCCGAACTCCTCGACGACGAGAAGAACAGCCACGAACACGACCTGGTCGCCGAAACCATCCGAGAACAGCTCTCCCCGTTCGCGTCGTCGGTCACCGCCGGCGGGCGCCGGGTCCGCCGACTGGAGACCGTCCAACACCTCTTCACCCCCATCACCGCGACGCTCGACCACGATACGCACGTCCTCGATCTGGTGGAGGCGCTCCACCCCACGCCGGCGGTCGGGGGACTGCCCCCGGAGCGCGCGCTCGCCACCATCCGCGAGACGGAGCCGTTCGACCGCGGGTGGTACGCCGCCCCCGTGGGCTGGGTCGACGCCGCCGGCAACGGCACCTTCGCGGTCGCCATCCGTTCGGCACTCGCCCGGGGCACCGAGACCACGCTCTTCGCGGGTGTCGGGGTCGTCGACGACTCGGATCCCGACCGCGAGTGGGACGAAGTGCAACTCAAGTACCGGCCGATCCTCGACGAACTGGAATGA